The following proteins are co-located in the Stigmatella aurantiaca genome:
- a CDS encoding type I polyketide synthase, producing the protein MEAFWEQLQTGRIAIRELSDGPQELPSWYYDEDPTAPDRTYCKHAALLEELKLDYRKYRIPPKTFQDMHRTQLAFLEAVSQALDDARAVLARVLPERVSFTLGSLGGGLRPDTRVRTRLLDMVRALSESPTLAALGEETVAQVRASAVQQLEAEMAGLTEDEAIASFSSVWVGRAAKIFNLRGPHTTVDAGYASTLAAIQTASHQLHFGDCDVALAAGCSQLLTPHDLVAFSKLGGLAVSSLTPFDRRASGTLLGEGAAVFVLRRLEDALAAGEKIYAVIRGVGAASDGKGKSLLAPNSRGQVLAMRRAYAQAGYGPADVQYVECHATGTALGDRTELESLKEVFGSQAAASSVMLGGVKELTGHLQAAAGAAGLMKAILALSRQRLPPQHSFQEPAQGLEFENTPFYISNHERPWPGVAGGLRRAGVSAFSFGGISYHLTLEEHSPEYHARLAKTQPAPPSSEPIAIVGLGGVFPQAATPEELWRNLLDKRCAIGSIPPERAPIGRYLDPTRQSKVRPYTDLAGSIVDGSWPGERIRVPPKVSSQIDRGHSWTMKAALQALDDAGYTPAAVDSGRVGVVMGYLPPLEREFQTQARVYYAEFDGRLAAHLRRHGIDEATAARIRSEAEERYKRELPPVTEDTLLGYLGSLSASRIAHHLDFQGPALMVESACASSLAAVDIAMSQLRTGACDLMLAGGMYASLGVDALSQCCSFGGLSQTGSFPFDSRADGYISSEGASLLVLKRLTDAQAAGDRIYAVIRSVAGATDPKSASIWAPSSEGQVQAVRRAVEKAGVSPETIHYVEGHGTGTPVGDPIEVESYHSVYGQASRSEKILLGSIKSNIGHLNSGAGAAALTKVALALHHKQVPPNLGFERPTPRIPWEQIPFRVPTEVEPWEASAHGVRRAGISSFGLGGTSFHAIVEEAPPSPVRRTARVTAVEPERPPFLHLEGTSQASILQQVEGLIQRVAREPQLDLRTPRAGTGVPCRFAMTLPKGQPVSKLLDRARRLLAGAGTPSLPEQGLFYYDTRDPRQLHSGKVAVVFPGQGPQYVNMLRELAAEYPVVARTFAEADAAFESLAGRRLSDTFWVPPGTEGSYRQDDDTAHAAVFLANVALFRLIRSWGIRVDVLLGQSSGEYASLAASGMLSLEQALRAIYQRTLAVTRLPVGTPGLMASISGDFDRLRGVIREAPGYATVAAENAPGQGIVAGETQAVEYVLRWCSANGFEARALPVSHAYHTQLIAKAVPTFRAELGRLAWMEPQLPVLSSVHGRYYPTPVKPAFMARHLALQYVLPLRFWQHVSQLHEDGVRIFLESGPKWSLTAFIQATLKGEPYMAQASSHPKTGETEQFHRLLAFSHVHHLMGS; encoded by the coding sequence GTGGAGGCTTTCTGGGAGCAACTTCAGACGGGGCGCATCGCCATCCGTGAGCTGAGTGACGGCCCTCAAGAGCTCCCCAGCTGGTATTACGACGAAGATCCCACGGCTCCAGACCGGACGTACTGCAAGCATGCCGCGCTGCTGGAGGAGCTGAAGCTCGACTACCGGAAGTACCGGATCCCCCCCAAGACGTTCCAGGACATGCACCGGACGCAGCTGGCCTTCCTGGAGGCGGTCTCGCAGGCGCTCGATGATGCGCGGGCCGTCCTGGCGCGGGTGCTCCCAGAGCGCGTGAGCTTCACCCTCGGCTCCCTGGGCGGAGGACTCCGCCCGGACACCCGGGTGCGGACGCGGCTGCTGGACATGGTGCGCGCGCTCTCCGAGTCCCCCACCCTGGCGGCCCTGGGCGAGGAGACCGTCGCCCAGGTGCGCGCCTCGGCCGTCCAGCAGCTCGAAGCCGAGATGGCGGGGCTCACCGAGGACGAGGCGATTGCCTCCTTCAGCAGTGTGTGGGTGGGCCGGGCGGCCAAGATCTTCAACCTCCGGGGCCCTCACACCACCGTGGACGCGGGGTACGCCTCCACCCTCGCCGCCATTCAGACGGCCAGCCACCAGCTCCACTTCGGCGACTGCGACGTGGCGTTGGCGGCGGGCTGCAGCCAGCTGCTCACGCCGCATGATCTCGTGGCCTTCAGCAAGCTGGGGGGCCTGGCGGTCTCCTCGCTGACGCCCTTCGATCGCCGCGCGTCCGGGACGCTGCTGGGCGAGGGCGCCGCCGTCTTCGTCCTGCGCCGGCTGGAGGATGCCTTGGCCGCCGGAGAGAAGATCTACGCCGTCATCCGTGGCGTTGGGGCCGCCTCCGATGGCAAGGGCAAGTCCCTGCTGGCACCCAACTCCCGGGGACAGGTGCTGGCGATGCGCCGCGCCTATGCCCAGGCCGGGTATGGCCCGGCGGACGTGCAGTATGTGGAGTGCCATGCCACGGGCACTGCCCTGGGCGATCGCACGGAGCTCGAGAGCCTGAAGGAAGTCTTCGGCAGCCAGGCTGCCGCCAGCAGCGTGATGCTGGGAGGCGTCAAGGAGCTGACAGGCCACCTCCAAGCCGCAGCAGGGGCCGCAGGGCTCATGAAGGCCATCCTCGCGCTGTCCCGCCAGCGCCTGCCGCCGCAGCACTCGTTCCAGGAGCCGGCCCAAGGCCTCGAGTTCGAGAACACCCCCTTCTACATCTCCAACCACGAGAGGCCCTGGCCGGGCGTGGCCGGAGGGCTGAGGCGCGCCGGCGTCAGCGCCTTCAGCTTCGGGGGGATCAGCTACCACCTCACCTTGGAGGAGCACTCCCCGGAGTATCACGCGCGGCTGGCCAAGACGCAGCCAGCCCCTCCCTCTTCCGAGCCGATCGCGATCGTCGGCCTGGGAGGGGTCTTCCCTCAGGCCGCGACCCCGGAAGAGCTGTGGCGCAACCTGTTGGACAAGCGCTGTGCGATTGGTTCCATCCCTCCCGAGCGCGCGCCCATTGGCCGCTATCTGGACCCTACCCGCCAGAGCAAGGTCAGGCCCTACACGGACCTGGCGGGCTCCATCGTCGACGGCTCCTGGCCCGGAGAGCGAATCCGCGTTCCCCCCAAGGTCTCCTCTCAGATCGACCGCGGGCACAGCTGGACCATGAAGGCGGCCCTGCAGGCGCTGGATGACGCGGGCTATACCCCGGCGGCCGTGGACTCGGGGCGGGTGGGGGTCGTCATGGGGTACCTGCCGCCTCTGGAGCGCGAGTTCCAGACGCAGGCCCGCGTCTACTACGCCGAGTTCGATGGGCGCCTGGCCGCACACCTGAGACGGCACGGCATCGATGAGGCGACGGCGGCCCGCATCCGGAGCGAGGCGGAGGAGCGCTACAAGCGCGAGCTGCCGCCCGTCACGGAGGACACGCTGCTGGGCTATCTGGGCAGCCTCTCGGCGAGCCGCATCGCCCACCATCTGGACTTCCAGGGGCCCGCGCTCATGGTGGAGTCCGCCTGCGCGTCCAGTCTGGCGGCGGTCGACATCGCCATGAGCCAGCTGCGCACGGGCGCGTGCGACCTGATGCTCGCGGGTGGCATGTACGCCTCGCTGGGCGTGGATGCCCTCAGCCAGTGCTGCTCCTTCGGAGGCCTGTCACAGACGGGCTCCTTCCCGTTCGACTCCCGGGCGGATGGCTACATCTCGAGTGAGGGGGCGTCCCTGCTCGTGCTCAAGCGCCTGACGGATGCCCAGGCCGCGGGGGACCGCATCTACGCGGTGATTCGCTCGGTCGCTGGTGCCACGGATCCGAAGAGCGCCTCCATCTGGGCGCCCAGCTCGGAAGGCCAGGTGCAGGCGGTCCGGCGGGCTGTGGAGAAGGCCGGAGTGTCCCCCGAGACCATCCACTACGTCGAAGGGCATGGGACGGGAACCCCTGTCGGCGATCCGATTGAGGTGGAGTCCTACCACTCGGTCTACGGCCAAGCCTCGCGCAGCGAGAAGATCCTCCTGGGGTCCATCAAGTCCAACATCGGCCACCTGAACTCCGGGGCCGGAGCGGCCGCGCTGACCAAGGTCGCCCTGGCGCTGCACCACAAGCAGGTGCCGCCCAACCTGGGCTTCGAGCGTCCCACGCCCCGCATTCCCTGGGAGCAGATCCCCTTCCGGGTCCCCACGGAGGTAGAGCCCTGGGAAGCCTCCGCCCACGGAGTCCGCAGGGCAGGTATCTCTTCGTTCGGGCTGGGCGGAACCAGCTTCCACGCGATCGTGGAGGAGGCTCCGCCGAGCCCTGTGCGCCGGACCGCGCGTGTGACCGCCGTGGAACCGGAGCGCCCACCGTTCCTCCATCTCGAGGGAACCAGCCAGGCCAGCATCCTCCAGCAGGTGGAGGGGCTGATCCAGAGGGTGGCACGCGAGCCCCAGCTGGACCTTCGGACGCCTCGGGCCGGCACCGGAGTTCCCTGCCGATTCGCCATGACGCTGCCGAAGGGACAGCCCGTGAGCAAGCTGCTGGATCGGGCGCGCCGGCTGCTGGCCGGTGCTGGGACGCCAAGCCTGCCAGAGCAGGGCCTCTTCTATTACGACACCCGGGACCCGCGTCAGCTGCACTCGGGCAAAGTGGCGGTGGTCTTCCCGGGTCAGGGGCCTCAGTACGTGAACATGCTCCGGGAGCTGGCCGCGGAGTACCCCGTGGTGGCCAGAACCTTCGCGGAGGCCGATGCGGCCTTCGAGTCCCTCGCGGGGCGCCGCCTGTCTGACACCTTCTGGGTGCCTCCGGGCACCGAGGGCTCGTACCGGCAGGATGACGATACCGCGCATGCCGCCGTCTTCCTGGCGAACGTGGCGCTCTTCCGTCTGATTCGCTCCTGGGGCATCCGGGTGGATGTGCTGCTGGGGCAGAGCTCTGGTGAGTACGCCTCACTGGCCGCCAGCGGGATGCTCTCTCTTGAGCAAGCGTTGCGCGCCATCTACCAGCGCACGCTCGCGGTCACCCGGCTGCCGGTTGGCACGCCAGGCCTGATGGCCAGCATCAGCGGAGACTTCGACAGGCTCCGTGGGGTGATCCGGGAGGCCCCAGGGTACGCCACCGTGGCCGCGGAGAACGCACCAGGGCAGGGAATCGTGGCCGGAGAGACCCAGGCCGTCGAGTACGTCCTGCGCTGGTGCAGCGCGAATGGGTTCGAGGCCCGGGCACTGCCCGTCTCTCACGCCTACCATACCCAGCTCATCGCCAAGGCCGTGCCCACCTTCAGGGCGGAGCTGGGGCGGCTTGCCTGGATGGAGCCTCAGCTGCCAGTCCTCTCCAGTGTGCATGGCCGCTACTACCCCACCCCGGTGAAGCCGGCTTTCATGGCCCGCCACCTGGCCCTGCAGTACGTGCTGCCCCTGCGATTCTGGCAGCACGTGAGCCAGCTCCATGAGGACGGAGTCCGCATCTTCCTCGAGTCCGGGCCCAAGTGGTCCCTGACGGCTTTCATCCAGGCAACGCTCAAAGGCGAACCGTACATGGCTCAAGCAAGCAGCCACCCCAAGACGGGTGAGACCGAGCAATTCCACCGCCTGCTGGCCTTCAGCCACGTCCACCACCTCATGGGCAGCTAG
- a CDS encoding ACP S-malonyltransferase, with amino-acid sequence MNSNDLPAWIFPGQGSQRLGMGQRVLERSPAARRVFEEASEAVGMNLTKLCLEGPPERLTATENAQPAIVTCSVACLAMLEEQGLQPAAVAGHSVGEFSALVAARVLTLSAAVRAVRKRGELMASVTAPGGMLAVMGLDEARVRELCQTASQGGILAVALHNSPGQFVLSGEHAALERFKQLALSSGARECVLLQVSHAFHSPLMGQILEEWRAVVAGIPLRMPRYPVVLNTTARPVKTLVCIRRSMVDQLICPVLWMQCVQALVGMGVTRVLEVGDSKVVSSLARRTEPSLQTATVDAFL; translated from the coding sequence TTGAACTCGAACGACTTACCAGCATGGATTTTTCCGGGGCAGGGCTCCCAACGGCTCGGAATGGGGCAGAGGGTGCTGGAGCGCTCGCCGGCTGCTCGCCGGGTGTTCGAAGAGGCCTCCGAGGCCGTGGGGATGAACCTCACGAAGTTGTGCCTGGAAGGTCCGCCGGAAAGGCTCACCGCCACCGAGAATGCTCAACCCGCCATTGTCACATGCAGCGTGGCATGTCTGGCCATGCTGGAAGAGCAGGGGCTGCAACCGGCTGCCGTCGCCGGGCACAGCGTGGGAGAGTTCTCGGCCTTGGTGGCCGCCAGGGTCCTGACGCTCTCCGCCGCGGTCCGGGCTGTGCGCAAGCGGGGCGAGCTGATGGCCAGTGTCACGGCGCCTGGAGGAATGCTCGCGGTCATGGGGCTCGACGAGGCGCGGGTTCGTGAGCTGTGCCAGACGGCGAGCCAGGGCGGCATCCTCGCGGTGGCGCTCCACAACAGCCCGGGGCAGTTCGTCCTCTCGGGAGAGCACGCGGCCCTGGAGCGGTTCAAGCAACTCGCTCTCTCTTCGGGGGCCCGGGAGTGCGTGCTGCTCCAGGTCAGTCACGCCTTCCACTCACCCCTCATGGGGCAGATCTTGGAAGAGTGGCGGGCGGTGGTGGCGGGCATTCCGCTTCGCATGCCCCGGTACCCCGTGGTCCTCAACACCACGGCCCGGCCGGTGAAGACGCTGGTCTGTATCCGGCGGTCCATGGTGGATCAGCTGATCTGCCCGGTGTTGTGGATGCAGTGTGTTCAGGCGCTCGTGGGGATGGGAGTGACCCGGGTGCTGGAGGTAGGGGACAGCAAGGTGGTCTCTTCCCTGGCGAGGCGCACGGAGCCCTCGCTGCAGACGGCGACGGTGGATGCCTTTCTTTGA